AAAGATATcggaaaaaatgaagaattaGGACAGTGGATAGATATGGACATGATGAAGGCGTTCTAAACATTAGATTACTTGATCAACGAATTTACAATGGAGAGAGACAAAATCTTTTATAATCCAACTGGCTCTGATGAAGACCACCAGGTGGTTATGGTGTATATGTTCATACTTCAATCGATTTCTTCCATGTTAATAGAGATGTACGGAACAAAGACAAGCAGCTAGTAAATTTCATTCACAAACTTGTACTTTCTTCTGCCGGTGCAGAGAATAAAATTACATACCTCATCATCAATCATATAATAAAAGATAATAAAAGATTTATATCAAATACAATGAAAAAAGAGGGTCTTCCGCTAATTATCGCAGTTGGAAAATATTTTGCGACCCTTTTTACGGCATGCATGCCTCATCTGAAAAAAGTTACAGGACATCAGGAGAACACGATACATGATCAGAGAGAAGAAGGATGTGAAACCTTCACAGAAATCCACATGTACTGTACATCATCTCAGTAACTTTTCTGAGTCAGGGTTAGGAACGGACAATGCTATtctttttcctttaattttgcATTATTTGCAATCTTCTCAAAAGATATAAGTGCTGATTATGGATACTTATAAAGCTGCATGATCAGAAAAAGGCAGAGAGCATCTCAGAAAGAAGCTGTGAATGCTCGCTCTCAAGTAAACTTACAAAGAATTgcataaacaaaagaaatggTACAATTACCATCATCCAGGTTCTGTAAGCATAATCAGCATCAGGCGAGGCAAGCTCATTCTTAATGTCCTTAGTAAACTTAATTCTTATGAGGAGGAGATGATGATTTCACGGCATCCAACCAACTGCTCGAACGAACATCATCGTCAAGTACTCCTGTTTTCTTTCTAGGAATGTTTTTGGTGTCGAAATAAAGCAAATTTAACGAAGGCAATGCACTAGATGGTTTCAAGATCAAATCTCTGTTTCCTCTTCAGCCAACTCTTTTGTCAATGAAGAACACCACCTCTTCAGAGTTTTTTTGtcactgatatatatatatattataaagacCGTTAAATAGGGATCCAAATAAATTTCATATCTATAGGTTCGCCAGCAGCATAAGTTCAATTTACCTGAACCTTCTTCTCATCTCCCTAACTGCTGTGTGCAACGAAAATTATGAGAGAGAGTATGTTCAACCTTCGGATCTCAAACAAACTATCCACCCTTCTGCAAAAACGACCAGAAAACATTGAAGGCCCAAGGAATCAAACATCTTAGCCACTGCAGCAAGCTGTTGAATTCAGAAGCatatttttctaccttttctcTGTTACATGTCAAGTTGTCAACCATAAATCATCTTCTCGTTTCTTCATAATTGGGTTGTAAGTGAGTAACAGACAAAAAATATAGGTACTTCAAAAATCGAACGCGCCAGATAGGGGTCGAACCTATGACCTTCTGCTTAGGAAACAGACGCTCTATCCACTGAGCTACAGGCGCTTCTTAGTTAATGTTGTTTAAAACAATTATaataatcaaatatatttttaaccTGCTTTTCCCGCAATGAATATCGAAGAGAGAGACGGCTTCCCCTTTGAaccagaagagagagagatggaagaATCGATATCGAAGTTGAGGAAAAGCCTAGGTTCCTTCTGCAACAACCTACAGAGAAGCTGCGATGCCCTCACGCAGTCCGTTGACCGCCGTCCCATCCCTCTCGGTAAGCTATTCAGTAATCCCCTCTCCGTTCAATTTCTCAATTGGTTCAGTTGAAAAGGTAATCGATTTAGCCAAAAAAGTAGACTActatgtttttcttgttttggtgTCGGTTACAGATTCGGCATCGTCGACATTCATACAATGCCTGAAACGCCGGGTCTCAAGTGTTAGCACAGATCTCAATTTGCTGGAATCAATGTCCTTCGGAACCGTTTCTTTCGAGGAGCTATTGGGCCATTGCAATGAGGTCTACAAGAAAAACCAGTCGGATCTTTTTCTACTCGAGGAACGTCTCAAGTGCCATGGCTATCACCCTTGCAACCCTTACGCCTTTCAATTTAGCGATTTGGTTCATATGATCATTTCTTTCTGATTGTTGTTGGGGCATTAGATATTGTGATTGATGATGAAGACGAGCCTTTAAGTATATCAAGGCGTCTTGATTtggactttgatgcttcggattcGGAGGATGGGTTGGACCAACCCTCTTCATACTCTGGGGCTGTCTCTGAGGTCATGAAGAGTTTGGAAGAGGACCCTCTGTATCCTTTTATCTTATATTTTATCAAAGCTTCATGTTTCAAGTGATGGCATGGTGGCTTTCATTGAAGTTTAAACAGAAAATCATCTgatatttcaaataaattatGTTGATTCATAATACAGTTTCTGAAAACCACCACGGTTCTATATTATGTTTGGTTTAAATAGTTAACTCAATTAGGTCGTATAATCCTTTTAAGCTCGAGTGGAGttcctctgtttagtgttttttatTCAAACAGTTCGTAAAATTGTAGTTTTCATGCCATTGCAAAATATTTGTAGAatgttattttatttccttGATGATCTATAGAATGGATGAATCCTTGAGCCTGAAGAAACTTGGTCTTTCAGATTGTCTTGCCACTTTAGCATCTGAAGGTTTGTGATATCAGTCACGTTACTAACGCTCTATTTTCAGTATTTGTTCCCATCGTTGGATTTGCACTCTTTTTTCTGCTTCACATTTTATCATAGGGGTTTTGCTTTGCTGCCTGTATACTTTACTGATGTCCTCATGTGCACTTTTGCGCATATGATTGTTCTCCAGCTAATTCTAAGATTGATGATCCCTATATCCCTGTGCGAGAATCGGCCAAGTAAGTTAGTGAAGCTTTGACGTTGCTTATGTTGCTCAAGGACATCAATTTTGACTAGATACATCCAATATCCTTCATTTTCCAGTCGTCTTGGCAACATGCTACATAATATAGAGGATCCATACCAGTCTACTGGAAAGTCCTGGGGGGCAATTGGAGGTATAAGGCAAACTGTAAATTTTAATTAGAGTTGTCAGTTCATGTAAAAAAACTCTTCTGCAGAGAAACTATCAAGTTTTGATCAGGGAATAATGTTGCCCATAATGACATTTAGGGGAAATGGAAGATGACATGAAACCAGTTGAAGCTCTTAGGCCGTCTCTAAAGGCGTCAAAGGATAACTATGACAGTCTACCTGACTACATCAAAAGTTTAGCATCATGGGAGGTACGCAATTCTCTGTCCTTTACAATTAAACTTCTAGTAACTTTTCTGATGCATGCTTCAGAAACCTTGATTTCATAGCCAACATGTTCTTTTTGCGTTGTAACATGTAAAACTATAATACTTCAAGAATCAAGAAGTCACTGATCTTTCAAGCAATTGGCAACACGTCAATCAtgtaaattttaaaatgaagaaaagacaaTATTACAATTGTTGAATGATGATTGatgttaatttaaaataaataaaagtaaatattacaatttttgaaTGTTGATTGACGTTAATTACTAACTAAAATCTAAATAGTATGCCACGATCTTAGCACCAGCTTGTCTTATGTCTTTAATTCCTCGACAGGATATAATTATCGTTGAAACATTTTACCATCTTTAATCTTGGCCTTAACTTTGGATAAAGTTTTAGTCCTTGAAGGATTGGTGGTCCTAGCTTGTTGATAGTAGAAAATCACATTCTGATATCATTGAATGGCAAAAGTTAGCTACCCTTCGTAAGATGAGAAGCAGGCACCTTACTTTTGGTAGGAAGTGTACTAGCCTTAACCTCAACTGGCAGAGTTTGTTCTAAAGAGCAAATTGGAAAAACACATTGATTTGATCACAATGAATCTCATAAATGTATAGTTTACCATTGTCCTCTTGTCCAGGGTCGCCTGGGAGTGGCTTGCTTTTATAACCTCTTCATCATTGTGTATTTTGGAAAAGAGTAACGACCTGTTGTTAGAAATGACATTCTGACTTAGCTTTTGGTGGTCACTGTAGTCCCTCATAGGTTATTGTACTTGCTTGCAGTTTCTCTTACTATACATATATTGCCTAGATATAATGAAACAAATCATTGACAATTAGTCTGTTGTTTTGTCTGCATTGTAGGATCTTCTTGCAGCTGTCGAGAAAATGAGCCTGAGCAAGGAggacaaaaccaaggggaataCATACTTCCACCAAGATGAAATTGCATCACTGGATTTGGGTAAGTGAAGTACCTTCCTTTTGAACTCAGTTTCTTTGGTTAGAGAACGAGAGAGACTCATCTGCATGGGAAAGTTAAAAgaggaaaattttaaattttaaatatgtgCGAATCATGAATGCAACCCCTTGTTCGGAGTATGCATGTCATTACTGGATTTACTGAACATATTATACTCTTATGACTGAATAAGTTCATTTCaatatttcattcattcattgtgCTTGCATTATTAGCTTTATTATAATTGTGAATTAGTTGCGTAGTGCCTTTCAAAAGGGCTTGTTTGATTTATGAAGAATTGAGTTTAGTGACTGACTGACACTGTGGAGATTTTGGAATAGCTGACGCTATGCTTTGGAGCTTTCGTTGTTGTTTCAGGGCCCAAAGCCAGAGCCTACTTGCTGCTGCTTGTGCGCATGAATCACTCGGTTGTTGAAACTATAGACGGCTCCATATCATATCGAGTTCTGTAGAGATATGAAGTGGTCAGTAGTAGCTCACGTCTATATTGGCTACCGTTGAGTGTTTTGCCACTGAAAAATCAGTTTGACAGATTCGGAGTGAAAATGTCGActgattttggattgtaaacctAAAAAACAGTCTACTACATGAATCAATTAAAAGCATAGTCgactcatttatttattttatatatacaaGCTATTACACACAACATTAATGTATGTTTCTTGTATCTTAAAAAGGGAAACCAAATTACTTAATTACATGTACTTTAACAATAGTATTACAACACAAACGAAGATGAGCTCATGAGTCATGAGCACCACCCTTCATAACAGCAGCAACAAACCCTCATCGCAGCTACTTGCTCTTCTGCTGCTGCTCCCTCGGTGGCTTTACGATGAGGATTGGACATTTGGCATGATGAGCGCAGTAGTCGCTTACACTACCCAATAAAGTTCTGCACCCACCAATCAACACAAAATACAAATACGCAAATCATATATACAGCATCCATCAGcaatccaatatatatatatatatagcgtgtAGTGAATTCCACCTATGTGGGTTCACCTTTTAATCATGCCAAAGCCCCTGCTTCCAACGACAAGGAGATCAACGTTCATCTGCTCTGCTGCCTGACAAATCATTTCCCTTGGCTCCCCATCAAGAATCAGAGTTTCCGCTTTCACCTAAGCATATCAAATTTAGCCTACCTAAGTTTGTAACAGAAGAAGGATATGCAAGAGATATATTACCATCTTAGCTTCGCATATCTGCAATGCCCGAGAGAGTATTCTGGCCGAATTTTCTTGCTGGGATTTCCTTATATTCTCTACCGCTGTAGACGTTAAATAAACAGCTGTGGAAGCTAGGAAACGAAAATATATACTTCACATAATCCAAACATCGACAACGAAAGTGTTTGTTAAATTGTCTGAACCAACAAGACATGAGAAACACACAAGAAAAGGGTTACCAGCAGACCCAACAGGGAAAATTCTGTGTTGGAAGGGCTCTTGAACATGAACTAGAGTTACCATGCCATCATCAATCGGTGTGGCGCGGATAACGTTGGATAGGTTATCAAGAGTCCATTGGAGCGCATGGAAGCTCCCCTCACTATCGTCAATCGCCACCATCACCTTCATGCTCCTCCCAACAGTCCCAGCCATCATGCACTACCAATAAGTACTCACACCTCCACCTCTCTATTTATATACTCTTTTAAGTCTTATCTATGTATTTATAGGATAGAGGTCGGATGGATTTCGGTTGTTTTGATAGCTGGACTATGTAAGACTCTACAGATGTCTAAGAGAATGGCTCAGGTGGGACACATGGCGTGCATGCAGAGACGCGAAAAAGACAAAAGGAGAGGACCAAGACTATTCCTGCAATCCACCTCAGCTTTAGCAGGCACTAGATGCTGCTTTCGTGGCAGTATCTTTACTGTAATGCCCCTTAAGGGTTTTTTACAAGCTTTATACTATTTGCTAATATAAATGCTAGTACTcattcaaaaaatattattcGTGCACGTATTTTGAAAGGTTTTTAGTAACATAAAATTGTCTTTTTCAAATGTTATAATTTTGAAGCATTTTTGTAGCATTTTGATATTAATATCTATTTTGTCCCCTATTTTGACACCGTTCtgattataaataattaataatctttattttataaattaaataataatatttattttataaagtaattaattacttttattttataaactaattaattatctttattttaataaattaattaataatttttattttataaattaaataataatttttattttataaattaattaattacttttattttataaattaattaattatctttacttttaataaattaataaattatttatttataaattaatttttatgtataaatatatttatatgtctctgttacaattaaaatgcataataacCTTGTACGTCATTTGTCACAATATACTAAACAACATAAATGTTATcaacaaaagttcaaccaaacactaccaagTGTTCATgcaacatatctgctactatAATTGTTCAACATTTCTGCTATCTTCATTTCTGTTaccatatctgctactttgaaAATGTTTTCTCAAACTAGGCCTAACTCTTAAGGACACCATACAAGTTAGCTTACCTTTGAACATCGGATATGAGTATAAACTCAGGTCGTCAAATCTATACGCACGAATATGGGTTTGAACTCGGGCCCATAAAATTTATAAACTTGACAATATGATAAGTTAGGTCAAGCTCAAAGCGACCACAGTAATATTGCTCAtaatgagaatcaaactcaaagTCTATTGAATTCATATCGTTTTGTTCGAGAAAGATTTATCAACTAAACTATCGTTCGAGTGATACATTGTCCCTGTAATTAACTTAGCAAGTAAGTAATTAATTAAGCCTAAACTTGTCTTAAAAAACATGAACGGCaacaatttttgtttattttgattcgatagccaaaaaagaaaagaaaaagaaaaggaaaaaagcagTACTACTAGGAATGGATTTCTTAATGAAAAGAATAAacgtaaaaaaaacaaaaaacaaacaaatacttggaaagagagaaaaaaatataaggAAAAATTGCGCCACCGACCACTCCAAACCCTTCAACGAGGCTGCCACATCTATATTCTTACGTCACCTATTATATCATCCAACGTGTCAATCTAGGATTCGCTTCACTTCATCCACGTTGTCATAGCAGACACAATATTTTACTGTTTCACACAGGCAATCCGTCGAGGTTCATTATTACCCGCAAACTATATCATAATTTCCAAAAAAATCCTTCTTCCCAGTAAAAGTCTAAGACAGACTCTAACTCGAAGCCTTTTCTCTGTAGCGAGTTCTTCGTTTCCTTTCCCTTACTTTCCCTCTCTTTTATCTTTCTCTGTATAGTTTCTctgtatccatatatatatttgttgccAGATTCGTCGATCGGAAGGTCCTCATCTATATCCACCCATGACTATTATGACTCCTCCACCGCTAGATGTACACACCGGCTCTCTCTTCACTTGCAATGTCTACTGTATCTTTATGCGTGTATaggttttttgttgtttttgtaatttGGTGGTGCTGCTTCTAGGTTTGTTAGTCGGATCGTTTAGggattttgtttctgttttaatttcaaaaaatggACTCGAATGGAACTGACTGCACTGAGTTGCCGTTTGATTTATAGGATATTGATTTCGATAACTTGGCTAGGGTTTTTGTAATCATGATTCTGAATTCGCGTGTTCTGGATTTACAGCAGCAGGAGGACGACGAGATGCTGGTGCCCCATTCAGATTTGGTAGTAGAGGGTCCGCAGCCGATGGAAGGTTTTGTTACTAACGATTCTCGATGTATTTGATTGATGAATTCGATCAATTTATAGATTTTGTTAGACAGTGTTTCTTTTATGTGTAGTAATTAATCAGTTGCGATGTTAGGGTTTCTAGCTTATCCGTTGCTTTTGTCTTTCTGCTTTGGTTGTGGCAGCAGTGGCACAAGTGGAGCCTGCGGCCACTGTGGAGAATCAGCCAGTGGAGGAACCTCCATCCATGAAATTCACATGGACTATAGAAAATTTCTCGAGGTTGAACGCCAAGAAGCACTACTCTGATATATTCATTGTGGGTGGCTACAAATGGTAAATGAATTATTGCTTTCCTGGATGGAACTCATGGCAGAATACATTAATTTGTTTGTCTTTCTTTGGTATTTGATATGTTATATCTGGTTTTGGATTCTTATTTCACAGGCGGGTACTTATTTTCCCCAAGGGCAATAATGTGGACCACTTGTCCATGTATTTAGACGTTGCTGATTCTGCCACACTGCCCTATGGATGGAGTAGATATGCACAGTTTAGCTTGGCTATTGTTAatcaaattcataacaaatacTCGATTAGAAAAggtatttttctttctgtttcttttctattctttgtttttcttagctgtgatttttattcataatgtaAGACATGGGATTTTTATGTTACTGAACTTGAGattattttttgttgtattATGATACTTGCTTTTACTGGACTGTCGTGCATTGACGTTTAGAACTTGATATTTTAAGTAATTAGCGTTAAATCATGCCTATTGCTTTGGCTTGGAATGACATTCACTTGAAACTAGgggaaggagaagaaaatataatttttcatgtCCTGCTTTGTTTTGGTAATAAGACTTATGGAGGGAAATAGCAGGTCTTTGATAACACTCTTTGGGAGTAGGTAAGCTTATGAAGAAAAACCTCATGGAACTTGAGAAGAATTTCATGCTGTGGTAGTTGTATTTATACTCCATCTAAATCTTGCTATTCCTATTTGCAAATAGAATGGGAGTGCTTGATAGAGCTATTGATGTGGAGGTTACGTCATTGTGCCCTGCTACTGGTATAAAATTTTAGTGTTTAGCAAAAAATGAGGGTTTAAGTAAATTTTAatgaaacaaatatttttaagtGGTTGGATTCTTgcaaaattatttgaaattaaTCTAGCTGGTGTGCCACCTGGAGGCAATAAAGAGGGATCCTCGCCTGCCCGGGTTTGATCCATTCATCTTTAAGTGCATTGTTTTAACAAGATTTAGCTTGATTTGATTTTCCTGGTGTTATCTGGTGTTTTCATCAAGACTTGTGATAGTTTATACGGTTATATTGTTATGAGTTTCCTGTTTCTACCTTACTTCTGCCCAATTGAACCACTAATGTATTGCCTGATTATTTGCTATATGATACTTGGATTAGTCTTaagcacctttttttttaaaatgcagACACTCAGCATCAATTTAATGCTAGGGAGAGCGACTGGGGTTTTACTTCATTCATGCCTCTCAGTGATCTTTATGATCCCAGTAGAGGATATCTTGTGAATGATACGGTTGTCGTCGACGCTGAGGTAGCTGTTCGTAAGATAATGGACTATTGGGCGTATGATTCTAAGAAAGAGACTGGCTATGTTGGTCTTAAGAACCAAGGGGCAACTTGCTATATGAACTCTCTCTTACAAACTCTGTATCATATTCCCTACTTCAGGAAGGTCAGGCTTGTTGTCATTTTATGTTCGTAAAGCCTGTCATTATCTTTGTATTTGTG
The window above is part of the Tripterygium wilfordii isolate XIE 37 chromosome 3, ASM1340144v1, whole genome shotgun sequence genome. Proteins encoded here:
- the LOC119989808 gene encoding universal stress protein A-like protein isoform X1, with the translated sequence MMAGTVGRSMKVMVAIDDSEGSFHALQWTLDNLSNVIRATPIDDGMVTLVHVQEPFQHRIFPVGSAASTAVYLTSTAVENIRKSQQENSARILSRALQICEAKMVKAETLILDGEPREMICQAAEQMNVDLLVVGSRGFGMIKRTLLGSVSDYCAHHAKCPILIVKPPREQQQKSK
- the LOC119989808 gene encoding universal stress protein A-like protein isoform X2, producing the protein MMAGTVGRSMKVMVAIDDSEGSFHALQWTLDNLSNVIRATPIDDGMVTLVHVQEPFQHRIFPVGSAAVENIRKSQQENSARILSRALQICEAKMVKAETLILDGEPREMICQAAEQMNVDLLVVGSRGFGMIKRTLLGSVSDYCAHHAKCPILIVKPPREQQQKSK